Proteins encoded together in one Fimbriiglobus ruber window:
- a CDS encoding serine/threonine-protein kinase, translating into MSDPAPTTFLPDGAPAPPSATGSEAHLWSKTPSFSQPAPSGSDRLPAEWGEYGGVEHVADGGMGAVYKARNRRLNRVEAVKVVLSGRFAGTRQIERFRFEAEAAAALDHPNIVPVYGVGEVGGIPYFAMKWIEGGDLARYAAGIRHDPRAIAGVMAKVARAVNHAHRMGILHRDLKPSNVLVDADGDPHVTDFGLAKRADASEGMTVTGAVVGTPSYMAPEQARGDRGLTTAVDVYGIGAILYEVLTGRPPFTGRALTEVIKRVAGDPPIRPSDLDPAVNSDLEAVCLKCLEKDPRDRYISARVVAEDLERCARGEPVSVRPPGLWEWAQREVSKTPPHFPGYVWEVKIWFGAIIAASQTGVFALARAGWDVAWVWGSFVGAWATAAVALWWYMAARFTRLPATEQHSVMIAVGHILAQIALTAAVLPWTGPADLALAIYPAMTAISGFSLFVVGTTHWGRFYWFGLAITALAPVCAAWPAAGPLLYGWALAACMWYWAYAVKVTFGTVPPEAADGLNG; encoded by the coding sequence ATGTCCGATCCGGCGCCGACGACCTTTCTGCCCGATGGCGCACCGGCCCCACCGAGCGCGACGGGCTCCGAGGCCCATTTGTGGTCGAAGACCCCGTCGTTCTCGCAGCCGGCTCCGTCCGGCTCGGACCGGTTGCCGGCGGAGTGGGGCGAGTACGGCGGCGTCGAGCACGTCGCGGACGGCGGGATGGGCGCCGTCTACAAGGCCCGGAACCGCCGCCTGAACCGCGTCGAGGCGGTCAAGGTGGTGCTGTCCGGCCGATTCGCCGGGACCCGTCAGATCGAGCGGTTCCGGTTCGAGGCCGAGGCCGCCGCCGCCCTCGACCACCCGAACATCGTGCCCGTGTACGGGGTCGGTGAGGTCGGCGGTATTCCTTATTTCGCGATGAAGTGGATCGAGGGCGGGGACCTCGCCCGGTATGCCGCCGGCATCCGCCACGACCCGCGGGCGATCGCCGGGGTAATGGCCAAGGTCGCCCGCGCGGTCAACCACGCGCACCGGATGGGGATTCTCCACCGCGACCTCAAGCCGTCCAACGTCCTCGTGGACGCCGACGGCGACCCGCACGTCACCGACTTCGGGCTCGCCAAACGTGCCGACGCCAGTGAGGGAATGACGGTCACCGGGGCCGTCGTCGGGACGCCGAGTTACATGGCCCCCGAGCAGGCACGGGGCGACCGGGGGCTCACCACGGCGGTCGACGTGTACGGGATCGGGGCGATCCTGTACGAGGTCCTGACCGGCCGCCCGCCGTTCACCGGGCGGGCGCTAACGGAAGTCATCAAGCGGGTCGCCGGCGATCCCCCGATCCGGCCGTCGGACCTCGACCCGGCGGTGAACAGCGACCTCGAAGCCGTCTGCCTCAAGTGCCTGGAGAAAGACCCGCGGGACCGGTACATTTCCGCCCGGGTGGTGGCCGAAGACCTCGAACGCTGCGCGCGGGGCGAGCCGGTGTCGGTCCGCCCGCCTGGGCTGTGGGAGTGGGCCCAGCGGGAGGTGTCGAAGACGCCGCCGCACTTCCCCGGGTACGTGTGGGAGGTGAAGATCTGGTTCGGCGCCATCATCGCGGCGAGCCAGACGGGCGTCTTCGCGCTAGCCCGGGCCGGGTGGGACGTGGCGTGGGTGTGGGGTTCGTTCGTCGGGGCGTGGGCCACCGCCGCGGTCGCGCTCTGGTGGTACATGGCCGCCCGGTTCACCCGCCTCCCGGCCACCGAGCAGCACTCGGTGATGATCGCGGTCGGGCACATCCTCGCCCAGATCGCGCTGACCGCGGCCGTCCTCCCGTGGACCGGCCCGGCCGATCTCGCTCTGGCGATCTACCCGGCCATGACGGCGATCAGCGGCTTCTCGTTATTCGTGGTGGGTACGACCCACTGGGGCCGGTTCTACTGGTTCGGGCTGGCTATCACCGCGCTGGCCCCGGTCTGCGCCGCATGGCCGGCGGCCGGCCCGCTGTTGTACGGGTGGGCGCTGGCGGCGTGCATGTGGTACTGGGCGTACGCGGTGAAAGTGACGTTCGGCACGGTCCCGCCCGAGGCGGCGGACGGGCTGAACGGGTAA
- a CDS encoding polysaccharide biosynthesis/export family protein, producing the protein MARAVWYPTLVAGVALVTVAVAGGCIVTRTTNQPACTPPPRSAPVAAAPPTTAAASPYGLPPTPPSTPDETPDGALPPASTATRTPPVGPKSGSESSFLGMTDVIDLTRDGTSADAIIERIRETNSTFKLSRRDVEALREAKVAGSVIQEMVGEGKPAPAGPSTGEPPLPRASAEPTPPPAPGKRTLRQRIAGLFTRSKSESKPTPANGPTPAPATQAATPPSSSYVPGGLPANPQYGATPPIGLPTNPLSSGPPQGYLSPVPSYVPQGAVPISPPDDGPTPAPTPKPNRRVPSGVAPAPLQAYPSAAPTTLPPTAPTTTPDDEPTPAPITKPSRRTPNGATPVPAQPYPSASPEYAPRNISPSAPATSYDDEPAPAPASKPSRRVPSGVAPAAQPPLWAAPATLPPAAAAPTATPDDEPTPAPAPVAPAVKPSRRAPNGVVPPTETAVARAAKPSRTAPSLNTEAANPLPRKPEVSAAADSLYVVEAPDILLIKARHLVPLPSCTVQPQDVLHLSVADATKEGAIDGLFTVDADGTLDLGENFGGPAKVANLKLKDVEKLLADRLADTFENPTVTVGLSQSRGAQEIPGQHIVRPDGTISLGSFGNVKVTGMTPPKIKAAIEKQLGRSLDKPEIEVEVSACNSKYYYVVTDISGNGGQIVRVPSSGGEAVTDVVSSLGGAKAVVAKRMWVARQSGTERQILPVDWTAITRGQTGTNYQLLPGDRLFIVGKPAAESARPARPITTPRETAPAPRRSGGEPDRVGRLIIEGNTITGQRVILNEIALYPGQILDYLKLKQAESALSRLGIFDRDNPPMVEVLSADSDGAYKDIRVRVKEARTGKLELSSGLSTGTGLFGLISISEQNFDIFRLPASLADFLSGHSFRGARQIAGIEITIGTRAQTCAVTLHEPRLFDGRYGLTFRAHLFRHSGDKNDGAAGWEVDAELQRNKVALVNVAYGSPDGLNVSFPRPLVNTARQLYTAIDARKVWERMRSMAGKSSTMFGGGMTLPSAKYLEHLPQYFAPDPASRLRQILDTASETAPAPRRVSGSEPAATSTNLD; encoded by the coding sequence ATGGCCCGAGCCGTCTGGTACCCGACTCTCGTGGCGGGTGTCGCGTTGGTCACGGTCGCCGTGGCGGGTGGTTGCATTGTCACGCGGACCACGAACCAGCCCGCCTGCACGCCACCCCCCCGCTCCGCCCCGGTTGCGGCGGCCCCGCCCACCACTGCGGCCGCGTCGCCATATGGACTGCCGCCGACTCCGCCAAGCACGCCGGATGAAACTCCGGACGGCGCCTTGCCCCCTGCGAGCACGGCGACGCGGACCCCACCGGTCGGACCGAAATCAGGCTCCGAGTCGTCGTTCCTGGGCATGACGGACGTGATCGACCTCACGCGCGACGGCACCAGTGCGGACGCCATCATCGAGCGGATTCGCGAGACGAATTCCACGTTCAAGCTGTCCCGCCGCGACGTCGAAGCCCTCCGCGAGGCCAAGGTCGCGGGCTCCGTCATTCAGGAAATGGTCGGCGAAGGCAAACCCGCACCCGCCGGACCATCGACCGGGGAACCGCCCCTGCCCCGCGCGTCGGCGGAACCGACCCCGCCTCCCGCGCCCGGAAAGCGGACGCTACGGCAGCGGATCGCCGGGTTGTTCACGCGGTCGAAGTCCGAGAGCAAGCCGACCCCGGCGAACGGGCCGACCCCGGCACCCGCGACTCAAGCAGCCACGCCGCCTTCCTCTTCTTATGTGCCCGGCGGTCTGCCAGCAAACCCTCAGTATGGGGCGACTCCGCCCATAGGACTTCCAACCAATCCGCTCTCTTCCGGGCCTCCACAGGGATACCTGTCACCCGTTCCTTCGTATGTGCCCCAGGGCGCGGTCCCGATCTCCCCGCCCGATGACGGGCCCACTCCCGCACCGACTCCCAAACCGAACCGGCGTGTGCCGAGCGGAGTCGCCCCCGCGCCGTTACAAGCGTACCCGTCGGCCGCTCCCACGACTCTGCCTCCGACGGCCCCGACCACTACACCAGACGACGAACCCACTCCCGCACCGATTACCAAACCGTCGCGGCGCACCCCAAACGGGGCCACCCCTGTACCGGCGCAACCGTACCCGTCTGCCTCTCCGGAGTACGCTCCTAGAAACATTTCTCCGTCGGCTCCGGCTACCTCATACGACGATGAGCCTGCTCCCGCTCCGGCTTCCAAACCGTCGCGGCGTGTGCCGAGTGGAGTCGCCCCCGCGGCGCAGCCGCCCCTGTGGGCCGCTCCCGCAACGCTGCCCCCGGCAGCGGCGGCTCCGACCGCCACACCCGACGACGAACCCACTCCCGCACCGGCGCCAGTCGCTCCGGCCGTCAAGCCGTCGCGGCGCGCTCCGAACGGGGTTGTACCGCCGACCGAGACGGCAGTCGCGCGGGCTGCCAAACCTTCTCGGACCGCCCCAAGCCTGAACACCGAGGCGGCCAATCCCCTGCCGCGCAAGCCGGAAGTGAGTGCCGCGGCGGATTCTCTTTACGTCGTCGAAGCGCCGGACATTCTGCTGATCAAAGCGCGACACCTGGTTCCGCTCCCCTCATGCACCGTGCAACCCCAGGACGTGTTGCACCTGTCCGTCGCGGACGCCACGAAGGAGGGCGCGATCGACGGGCTGTTCACGGTCGACGCGGACGGCACGCTCGACCTCGGGGAGAACTTCGGCGGCCCGGCCAAGGTGGCGAACTTGAAGTTGAAGGATGTCGAAAAGCTTTTGGCCGACCGCCTGGCAGACACGTTCGAGAACCCGACGGTCACGGTGGGGCTCTCCCAGTCGCGGGGCGCCCAGGAAATCCCCGGGCAGCACATCGTCCGCCCAGACGGGACGATTTCTCTCGGGTCGTTCGGTAACGTAAAAGTGACTGGCATGACGCCGCCGAAGATCAAGGCCGCGATCGAGAAGCAACTGGGCCGGTCCCTGGACAAGCCCGAGATCGAAGTCGAAGTGTCCGCTTGCAACAGCAAATATTATTACGTCGTCACCGATATCTCTGGGAACGGCGGGCAGATCGTCCGCGTTCCCTCGTCCGGTGGCGAAGCAGTGACGGACGTGGTCTCGTCGCTCGGCGGGGCGAAAGCCGTGGTCGCGAAACGGATGTGGGTTGCCCGCCAAAGCGGGACCGAGCGCCAAATTCTCCCGGTGGACTGGACGGCGATCACCCGCGGGCAGACGGGTACGAACTACCAACTGCTGCCCGGCGACCGCCTGTTCATCGTGGGGAAGCCGGCGGCCGAATCGGCCCGCCCCGCCCGGCCGATCACGACCCCACGCGAGACAGCACCCGCGCCGCGGCGGTCGGGTGGCGAACCGGACCGCGTCGGCCGGCTCATCATCGAAGGAAACACGATTACCGGGCAGCGGGTGATCTTGAACGAAATCGCACTGTACCCCGGGCAAATCCTCGACTACCTCAAGCTCAAGCAGGCCGAGTCCGCCCTCTCGCGACTCGGCATTTTCGATCGTGATAACCCACCAATGGTCGAAGTCCTGTCGGCGGATTCCGACGGTGCGTACAAAGACATTCGGGTACGGGTGAAGGAAGCCCGGACCGGAAAGCTGGAGCTGTCCTCGGGCCTGAGTACGGGCACCGGGCTGTTCGGCCTGATCAGTATCTCCGAGCAAAACTTTGACATCTTTCGATTGCCAGCCAGCTTGGCTGACTTCCTCTCTGGGCACTCCTTCCGGGGCGCACGTCAAATCGCCGGAATTGAAATAACAATCGGCACCCGTGCTCAGACCTGCGCGGTCACGCTGCACGAACCCCGGCTGTTCGACGGCCGGTACGGACTAACATTCCGCGCCCACCTTTTCCGTCACTCGGGCGACAAAAATGATGGGGCCGCCGGGTGGGAGGTGGACGCGGAACTACAGCGGAATAAGGTCGCACTCGTGAACGTGGCGTACGGCTCGCCCGACGGGCTGAACGTCTCGTTTCCGCGTCCCCTCGTCAACACCGCGAGGCAGTTGTACACGGCTATCGATGCCAGGAAGGTTTGGGAACGGATGCGGTCCATGGCCGGGAAGTCTTCCACAATGTTTGGCGGCGGCATGACCCTGCCGAGCGCGAAGTACCTCGAACACCTCCCGCAATACTTCGCGCCCGATCCCGCGTCCCGGTTGCGACAAATACTCGACACCGCTTCGGAAACCGCCCCCGCCCCACGGCGGGTCAGCGGCTCGGAGCCCGCAGCCACTTCGACCAACCTGGACTGA
- a CDS encoding RNA polymerase sigma factor, producing MPDARVLALLRTTRALTTPPTDGVSDADLLARFLDRGDAAAFEALVRRHGPMVRAVCRAALPNPADADDAFQATFLILVRRAAVIRDRGAIGGWLYRVAYRAAGKLRRTSRATGPLPADLPAPEPAGEPFDVRRAVEEEVGRLPEKYRLPVQLCYVAGQTTAEAARHLGWARGTVLTRLAWARKRLRKQLSGRGIAPAVGAVAALIGRQAAGGIGPELVSSTVRAAVVLAARGGLAGLVTNQTITTTEGVLRTMALNNLKWVAGVLLVAVALTGIGVNHWAATTVSAAGPPDKKRGTTPAAPTDDPLVVSDPLPPPTARVEPPPAEKSKTPPLSVGKPTGTWTREVDTETKISLTIDEDRIYATAEFTEGGEKVSVTIDGDYSINKESVLFGVITGIDCTLGTPGMSRMYVGQPFAFGFRTDGDLLWVKDVRFATLGKPDGAFQLDAVLDAIAGRYVVDKTNPHPQRPKPAKSATPRARRLQGPLPSANIPTPTPDTAPSVIGVPANIPTPIPDAALPTLTPPPPPQVGVGQVPPQTSRQGTVRTSEGHPPATGVGPVPLPTSGLPPAPVPLTPETSPVPSSDLKKEPQSSVPAIPPQEKNPDSHATRNVPALPTPISDKKEDSPSSVPPILGQAPKTERPSSIPTLPPSNANPELGSPRSAPPIPGSKSDSPPGEPR from the coding sequence ATGCCCGACGCCCGGGTACTCGCGCTGCTCCGCACGACCCGCGCGCTGACGACCCCACCGACCGACGGGGTGTCCGACGCCGACCTACTCGCCCGGTTCCTCGACCGGGGCGACGCGGCCGCGTTCGAGGCACTCGTCCGGCGGCACGGGCCGATGGTCCGCGCCGTCTGCCGGGCCGCGCTCCCGAACCCGGCCGACGCCGACGACGCGTTTCAGGCGACGTTCCTCATACTCGTCCGTCGGGCGGCCGTCATCAGAGACCGCGGTGCCATCGGCGGATGGCTATACCGGGTCGCGTACCGGGCCGCGGGGAAACTCCGCCGGACCAGCCGCGCCACCGGGCCGCTCCCCGCCGACCTGCCCGCTCCCGAACCCGCGGGGGAGCCGTTCGACGTCCGCCGCGCGGTGGAAGAAGAGGTCGGCCGGCTGCCGGAGAAATACCGGCTCCCGGTCCAGCTCTGCTACGTCGCCGGGCAGACGACCGCGGAGGCGGCAAGGCACCTCGGGTGGGCACGGGGGACGGTACTCACCCGGCTGGCGTGGGCGCGGAAGCGATTGCGGAAGCAGTTGAGCGGCCGCGGAATTGCTCCGGCGGTCGGGGCGGTCGCTGCGCTGATCGGGCGGCAAGCGGCCGGCGGGATCGGGCCGGAATTGGTGTCGAGTACCGTTCGCGCGGCGGTCGTTCTGGCCGCGCGCGGTGGTCTCGCGGGCCTTGTGACGAATCAAACCATTACCACGACCGAAGGAGTCCTCCGGACTATGGCACTGAACAATCTGAAATGGGTAGCCGGAGTGCTGCTCGTGGCCGTCGCTTTGACCGGCATCGGCGTGAACCACTGGGCCGCGACGACCGTCTCGGCCGCCGGCCCGCCCGACAAGAAACGAGGGACGACTCCGGCCGCACCCACGGACGATCCACTCGTTGTCAGCGACCCTCTGCCACCACCGACAGCCAGGGTCGAACCGCCGCCGGCCGAAAAGAGCAAGACCCCGCCCCTCTCGGTCGGTAAACCGACCGGCACGTGGACCCGCGAGGTCGACACCGAGACGAAAATCTCTCTGACGATTGACGAGGACCGGATTTACGCCACGGCCGAGTTCACGGAAGGCGGCGAAAAGGTATCCGTCACCATCGACGGGGATTACAGCATTAACAAGGAAAGCGTGCTGTTCGGCGTCATCACCGGGATCGACTGCACACTCGGCACCCCAGGAATGTCGCGGATGTACGTCGGCCAGCCGTTCGCGTTCGGATTCCGGACCGACGGCGATCTGCTCTGGGTGAAAGACGTTCGGTTCGCCACCCTCGGCAAGCCCGACGGGGCGTTCCAACTGGATGCGGTTCTCGACGCCATCGCCGGGCGATACGTCGTGGACAAAACGAATCCGCACCCACAGCGGCCCAAGCCGGCCAAGTCCGCAACCCCACGGGCGCGCCGCTTACAAGGGCCGCTACCGTCGGCGAACATTCCGACTCCGACTCCGGACACGGCCCCTTCAGTCATCGGGGTGCCGGCGAACATTCCGACTCCGATTCCGGACGCGGCCCTTCCAACCCTCACGCCGCCGCCACCGCCGCAAGTGGGCGTTGGTCAGGTCCCGCCCCAGACTAGTCGCCAAGGAACTGTACGAACATCGGAAGGCCATCCGCCTGCGACGGGCGTTGGTCCGGTCCCGCTCCCGACTTCCGGCCTGCCGCCGGCTCCGGTGCCGTTGACTCCGGAAACGAGTCCAGTACCGAGTTCGGACCTGAAAAAGGAGCCGCAATCGAGCGTTCCGGCAATACCACCACAAGAGAAGAATCCGGATTCGCACGCGACGCGGAATGTACCAGCGTTACCGACACCGATTTCGGACAAGAAAGAGGACTCGCCGTCGAGCGTACCGCCAATACTGGGACAGGCTCCGAAAACGGAACGGCCGTCGAGCATTCCGACACTCCCGCCATCGAACGCGAACCCGGAACTGGGTTCGCCACGGAGTGCCCCACCAATACCCGGCTCAAAATCGGACTCCCCGCCCGGCGAACCCAGGTAG
- the pepT gene encoding peptidase T, which produces MDTLLDRFLRYARIDTQADERATTYPSTPGQLVLAKLLRDELLAMGYADARQTEFGIVHATIPATVPGAPVVALNSHVDTSPEFSGHGVNPVIHANYAGGDIVLPKDTSRVIRMSENPELNHLIGKTIITTDGTTLLGADDKAGVAVIMEVAKLLAEDKTIPHGVVKIVFTCDEEIGKGVLHLEPADIGADVAYTLDGQGTAEVEGETFSADKATVTITGVNIHPSIAKGRMVNAIRLAGMFLERLPKRTLTPETTAEREGFLHPYTIDGGVPQTKIYFLLRDFETPRLAEQAELLRTIAQYLTREYPEATIDVSVVKQYRNMRDGMDKEPRAVPYALEAVRRTGLEPKQLSIRGGTDGAQLTAKGLPTPNLSCGEHNPHSPLEWTCLEEMRTNVKTVVELLKVWAGK; this is translated from the coding sequence ATGGACACACTCCTCGACCGCTTCCTCCGCTACGCCCGGATCGACACGCAGGCCGACGAGCGGGCTACGACGTACCCGAGTACGCCGGGGCAACTCGTTCTCGCCAAGTTGCTCCGCGATGAATTGCTGGCGATGGGGTACGCGGACGCGCGGCAGACCGAGTTCGGCATCGTCCACGCCACGATCCCCGCGACCGTCCCCGGCGCGCCGGTTGTCGCCCTGAATTCGCACGTCGACACGTCGCCCGAGTTTTCCGGCCACGGCGTGAACCCGGTGATCCACGCGAACTACGCGGGCGGCGACATCGTTCTGCCCAAGGACACGAGTCGGGTCATCCGGATGAGCGAGAACCCGGAACTCAATCACCTCATCGGCAAGACGATCATTACCACGGACGGCACCACCCTCCTCGGCGCCGACGACAAGGCCGGCGTGGCCGTCATCATGGAGGTGGCCAAGCTCCTGGCGGAAGACAAGACGATCCCGCACGGGGTGGTGAAGATCGTGTTCACATGCGACGAGGAGATCGGCAAGGGCGTCCTCCACCTGGAACCGGCGGACATCGGCGCGGACGTGGCCTACACACTCGACGGCCAGGGGACGGCCGAGGTCGAGGGGGAGACTTTCTCCGCGGACAAGGCAACGGTCACCATCACCGGCGTGAACATCCACCCGTCGATCGCCAAGGGCCGGATGGTCAACGCGATCCGGCTGGCCGGCATGTTCCTGGAGCGACTGCCGAAGCGAACATTGACCCCCGAGACGACGGCCGAACGCGAGGGGTTCCTGCACCCGTACACGATCGACGGCGGGGTGCCACAGACAAAGATCTACTTCTTACTCCGCGACTTCGAGACGCCCCGGCTCGCCGAGCAAGCCGAGCTGCTCCGGACGATCGCTCAATATCTCACCCGCGAGTACCCCGAGGCGACGATTGACGTGTCGGTAGTCAAGCAGTACCGCAACATGCGGGACGGAATGGACAAGGAACCGCGGGCCGTGCCGTACGCGCTGGAGGCCGTCCGCCGCACGGGGTTGGAGCCCAAACAACTCAGCATCCGCGGCGGCACCGACGGAGCCCAGCTCACGGCCAAGGGTTTGCCGACGCCCAATCTGTCGTGCGGCGAACACAACCCGCACTCGCCGCTGGAATGGACCTGTCTGGAAGAAATGCGGACGAACGTGAAGACGGTGGTCGAACTGCTCAAGGTCTGGGCGGGGAAGTAA
- the nth gene encoding endonuclease III: MKASEHRPATPRPRKLPSAKVRIPLLMAELGKLYAETKTALHFGDPLQLAVATILSAQCTDKRVNMVTPALFARFATAADFAAADVAEIETYIKTTGFFRNKAKFIKAFCTAIVTEFGGAVPGTLDELVKLPGIGRKTANVVLGDGFGIPGITVDTHVGRLSRRLGLTTYTDPVKVEFDLMKLVPQPEWTRFSHQLILHGRNVCFARSPKCDACTLASLCPRVGVVAKPTTAVSKGKAAGGEKPARARKTSP; the protein is encoded by the coding sequence ATGAAGGCTTCAGAACATCGCCCCGCCACCCCCCGCCCGCGGAAGCTCCCGTCCGCCAAAGTCCGCATCCCGCTGCTTATGGCCGAGTTGGGCAAGTTGTACGCCGAGACGAAGACGGCTTTGCACTTCGGCGACCCGTTGCAACTGGCGGTCGCGACAATCCTGTCCGCGCAGTGTACGGACAAGCGGGTGAACATGGTCACGCCGGCCTTGTTCGCGCGGTTCGCGACGGCCGCGGACTTCGCGGCCGCCGACGTCGCGGAGATCGAGACGTACATCAAGACGACCGGGTTCTTCCGGAACAAGGCGAAGTTCATCAAGGCGTTTTGTACCGCTATCGTGACCGAGTTCGGTGGCGCCGTCCCGGGCACGCTGGACGAACTGGTGAAACTCCCCGGGATCGGCCGCAAGACGGCGAACGTCGTTCTCGGCGACGGGTTCGGTATCCCGGGGATCACGGTCGACACGCACGTCGGCCGGCTCAGCCGACGGCTCGGGCTAACAACTTACACCGACCCGGTGAAGGTCGAATTCGACCTGATGAAACTCGTGCCGCAGCCCGAATGGACGCGGTTCAGCCATCAACTCATTCTCCACGGCCGCAACGTCTGTTTCGCCCGGAGCCCGAAGTGCGACGCCTGCACGCTCGCCTCGCTCTGCCCCCGCGTCGGCGTGGTCGCGAAGCCCACGACCGCCGTGAGCAAAGGGAAAGCGGCCGGCGGTGAAAAACCCGCCCGGGCGCGTAAAACTTCCCCATAA
- a CDS encoding sigma-54-dependent transcriptional regulator, translated as MPTLLVIDDEPSVCYSFTRVFGGDDRRVITAGTVADGVRTFRAEKPEVVVLDLQLPDGSGLQAFEAIRAIAPKQPVIFITAHGTTTTAIEAMKQGAFDYLIKPVDFGRVTEILRRAFEAAYLMQVPAVLPSLEPRDQIVGRAPAVQEMCKLVGRVAPQDVNVLILGESGVGKELVARAVYHHSRRAGRPFLAINCAALPEALIESELFGHEKGAFTGADRQRIGKFEQCADGTIFLDEIGDMPLAAQAKVLRLLQDQQFERVGGRETIQTRVRLIAATNQDLEKRISEGRFRADLFYRLRGLTVRVPPLRERIDDIAELAHHFLFLFNQELGLNVQGFDPDALAWLRDYSWPGNVRELQGVLREAMLRNTGTLILPESLPRNILSRQETPHSEATHADAAHPPAPADSAGVGLDALIDDLIARGESDLHARVVAVAERTLFRRVLQLTGGHLGQTSERLGLNRSTLRYKLKDLKINVDRVVAGGSPEEVVGTSG; from the coding sequence GTGCCCACTCTCCTCGTGATCGACGACGAACCCAGTGTCTGCTACTCGTTCACCCGCGTATTCGGCGGCGACGACCGGCGGGTGATCACCGCCGGAACCGTGGCCGACGGCGTGCGGACGTTCCGCGCCGAGAAGCCGGAGGTCGTCGTCCTCGATTTGCAACTCCCGGACGGGAGCGGCCTCCAAGCGTTCGAGGCCATCCGGGCGATCGCCCCGAAGCAGCCGGTGATCTTCATCACCGCCCACGGCACCACCACGACCGCGATCGAGGCGATGAAGCAGGGGGCGTTCGACTACCTGATCAAGCCCGTGGACTTCGGGCGTGTGACCGAGATCCTCCGGCGGGCGTTCGAGGCGGCGTACCTGATGCAGGTGCCGGCCGTCCTCCCGTCCCTGGAACCGCGGGACCAGATCGTCGGGCGGGCGCCGGCCGTTCAGGAGATGTGCAAGCTGGTCGGGCGGGTCGCCCCCCAGGACGTGAACGTCCTGATCCTGGGCGAGAGCGGGGTGGGCAAGGAACTCGTCGCCCGGGCCGTTTACCACCACAGCCGGCGGGCCGGCCGCCCGTTCCTGGCGATCAATTGCGCGGCCCTCCCCGAGGCGCTGATCGAGAGCGAACTGTTCGGGCACGAAAAGGGGGCGTTCACCGGGGCCGACCGCCAGCGGATCGGCAAGTTCGAGCAGTGCGCGGACGGGACCATCTTCCTCGACGAGATCGGGGACATGCCGCTGGCGGCCCAGGCCAAGGTACTCCGTTTACTTCAGGACCAACAGTTCGAACGGGTAGGTGGCCGAGAGACGATCCAGACGCGGGTCCGCCTGATCGCGGCCACGAACCAGGATCTGGAAAAACGGATCTCCGAGGGGCGGTTCCGGGCCGACCTGTTCTACCGCCTCCGCGGGCTGACCGTCCGCGTCCCCCCGCTGCGGGAGCGGATCGACGACATCGCCGAACTGGCTCACCATTTCCTGTTCTTATTCAACCAGGAACTCGGGCTGAATGTCCAGGGCTTCGACCCGGACGCCCTGGCGTGGCTCCGGGATTACTCGTGGCCCGGGAACGTCCGCGAACTCCAGGGCGTACTCCGGGAAGCGATGCTCCGGAACACCGGCACGCTGATCCTTCCCGAATCGCTGCCGCGGAACATCTTGTCCCGCCAGGAGACGCCCCACTCGGAGGCGACGCATGCGGACGCGGCGCACCCGCCGGCCCCGGCCGACTCCGCCGGGGTCGGGCTCGACGCGCTGATCGACGACTTGATCGCGCGGGGCGAGAGCGACTTGCACGCCCGGGTGGTCGCGGTCGCCGAACGGACCCTTTTCCGCCGAGTTCTCCAGCTGACGGGCGGGCACCTGGGGCAGACCAGCGAGCGCCTCGGCCTGAACCGCTCGACGCTCCGTTACAAACTCAAGGATCTGAAAATCAACGTCGACCGGGTGGTCGCGGGCGGTTCGCCCGAAGAAGTGGTGGGAACCTCCGGGTAA